One window of the Nocardioides jiangxiensis genome contains the following:
- a CDS encoding Flp family type IVb pilin has protein sequence MEARGIREECGASSVEYGLLVALIAAVIIGTVIVLGSTTGGLFSAICADPSPLC, from the coding sequence ATGGAGGCACGGGGCATCCGCGAGGAGTGCGGCGCGAGCAGCGTGGAGTACGGGCTGCTCGTCGCTCTCATCGCAGCGGTCATCATCGGCACGGTCATCGTGCTCGGCAGCACGACCGGCGGTCTGTTCAGCGCGATCTGCGCGGACCCGAGCCCGCTCTGCTGA